From a single Oreochromis niloticus isolate F11D_XX linkage group LG3, O_niloticus_UMD_NMBU, whole genome shotgun sequence genomic region:
- the LOC100695258 gene encoding CMRF35-like molecule 9: MQRLFILTLSLIPWIPAVLCWVTTQKEFIGPEGGSLTVQCRYGSHYADHVKYWCHGGTRIYCEILARTDETFSANPSKDKVSIFDDPARFMFTVTMNDLKETDSGWYSCGVELASGADDIAYTEVKVSHGVSVVNSMVSGEEGSSLTVQCLYTQRFRLSEKKWCRSGDPSSCLSTGSKGSYEDASVDISDDRTGAFTVTLKKLQMKDAGWYLCSAGQQQAAVQVQVRPHASTKTEPVTTPPTPSQPWYRFRYMLESIVGCSSLLLLVGLAVLARKIQRKEASSRFKETEEIFPDNPKGMRNLQRSKEHIIKFDNKGTMNPLTY; this comes from the exons ATGCAGCGACTCTTTATACTCACGCTCAGCCTGATACCATGGATCCCAG CTGTTCTCTGCTGGGTGACCACTCAGAAGGAGTTTATTGGCCCGGAGGGTGGATCCCTCACTGTCCAATGTCGATATGGTTCTCACTATGCTGACCATGTCAAATACTGGTGTCATGGGGGGACGAGAATTTATTGCGAGATCTTGGCTCGAACTGACGAGACCTTCTCGGCCAATCCAAGTAAAGACAAAGTGAGCATTTTTGACGACCCGGCCCGGTTTATGTTCACAGTGACCATGAATGACCTGAAAGAGACGGACTCTGGGTGGTACTCGTGTGGTGTGGAATTAGCATCAGGGGCTGATGACATTGCTTACACTGAAGTGAAAGTGTCTCATG GTGTGTCAGTTGTGAACAGCATGGTGAGTGGGGAAGAAGGAAGTAGTCTCACGGTTCAATGCCTTTACACTCAGAGATTCAG ACTAAGTGAGAAGAAGTGGTGTCGGAGCGGAGACCCGAGCTCCTGTCTGTCGACGGGTTCTAAAGGGAGTTACGAAGATGCTTCAGTGGACATCAGCGATGACAGAACTGGGGCTTTCACTGTAACCTTAAAGAAGCTGCAGATGAAAGATGCTGGCTGGTATTTATGTTCTGCAGGGCAGCAGCAAGCAGCCGTACAGGTTCAGGTCAGACCACATGCCTCTACTA AAACAGAGCCCGTGACAACCCCACCTACTCCGAGTCAGCCCTGGTACCGTTTCCG TTACATGTTGGAGTCTATAGTGGGGTGTTCGTCTCTCCTGCTTCTAGTGGGCTTGGCTGTATTGGCAAGAAAGATACAGCGCA AGGAGGCTTCTTCACGCTTTAAGGAGACGGAAGAGATATTCCCT GATAATCCAAAGGGCATGAGAAACCTGCAACGAAGCAAGGAACACATTATTAAGTTTGACAACAAGGGTACAATGAACCCACTTACTTACTAA